The window TCTCTCCTTCTGCTTTTATTATGGAACTTACACGGAATATATTTCCGCTTGCAGCACGCATCTGGCCATTTTTTTCGCCATGCAGATCGGTAAAGTATAATCCTCCAGGACCAAAAGCTAAACCGCAGGGGCTTGCAGCATGTTCTCCCGTATATCTTACAAATATATCGAATGATTTAATTGCTGAACCATCTTCATTTAATTTCATTTTTACTATTTTTTTTCCTTTTATAGCTGGCCCAGTTTCATATGAACCTCCGAAAAAGGCAACAAAAAGCTCATCTTCAAATTCATATGGGAATTCTCCATTCTGCATAAAATCAAGAGCAGTTATGCCCTGGCTTAAATTAGACCAGAATAATGAATTCTGGCGCATGTTCATGGGCCAGCCGTAGTTTTTGCCAGCTTCCACTTTAGCAATTCGATCATCATAGGCGGGTCCGTTATCAGTTATATATAGTGATTTATCACTTTTACGCCATCTGGCGCCGAAAGGATTCCTGAAACCTTTAGCAAAAATAGGACTATCGGGATCTGGATTATCTTCAGGAATAGAGCCATCTAAATTTATTCTTAAAACTTTACCTCGAAGTTCATTATCATCCTGAGCTACTTCGGGATTTACCATCCCTTCCCCAAGGTTCACATACAATTTGCCGTCAAATCCTATGGTAATGGCCTGCATCTG of the Methanobacterium sp. genome contains:
- a CDS encoding PQQ-dependent sugar dehydrogenase, giving the protein MNEEIDKIWWTFPRFKIEKMVTGLELPVNLAFVPEPTENHDDPLLYVTELYGKVKVITNDWKVHTYAENLLNYEPNYEFPGTGESGLTGICVEPESGDIFVSMIYEDNEDVKNKLVRLKSKDGLKMDSMETILEDIPSIKAAHQMQAITIGFDGKLYVNLGEGMVNPEVAQDDNELRGKVLRINLDGSIPEDNPDPDSPIFAKGFRNPFGARWRKSDKSLYITDNGPAYDDRIAKVEAGKNYGWPMNMRQNSLFWSNLSQGITALDFMQNGEFPYEFEDELFVAFFGGSYETGPAIKGKKIVKMKLNEDGSAIKSFDIFVRYTGEHAASPCGLAFGPGGLYFTDLHGEKNGQMRAASGNIFRVSSIIKAEGEIIVPYTKENAGRCLCPGCPTRNECMRNRNQRLFCSQGKTECELEKMGCLCGQCPIQGDYGLTEFYYCAEGAAKK